The Pan paniscus chromosome 1, NHGRI_mPanPan1-v2.0_pri, whole genome shotgun sequence genome has a segment encoding these proteins:
- the DEGS1 gene encoding sphingolipid delta(4)-desaturase DES1 isoform X1: MGSRVSREDFEWVYTDQPHADRRREILAKYPEIKSLMKPDPNLIWIIIMMVLTQLAAFYIVKDLDWKWVIFGAYAFGSCINHSMTLAIHEIAHNAAFGNCKAMWNRWFGMFANLPIGIPYSISFKRYHMDHHRYLGADGVDVDIPTDFEGWFFCTAFRKFIWVILQPLFYAFRPLFINPKPITYLEVINTVAQVTFDILIYYFLGIKSLVYMLAASLLGLGLHPISGHFIAEHYMFLKGHETYSYYGPLNLLTFNVGYHNEHHDFPNIPGKSLPLVRKIAAEYYDNLPHYNSWIKVLYDFVMDDTISPYSRMKRHQKGEMVLE; encoded by the exons CAAAGTATCCAGAGATAAAGTCCTTGATGAAACCTGATCCCAATTTGATATGGATTATAATTATGATGGTTCTCACCCAGTTGGCTGCATTTTACATAGTAAAAGACTTGGACTGGAAATGGGTCATATTTGGGGCCTATGCGTTTGGCAGTTGCATTAACCACTCAATGACTCTGGCTATTCATGAGATTGCCCACAATGCTGCCTTTGGCAACTGCAAAGCAATGTGGAATCGCTGGTTTGGAATGTTTGCTAATCTTCCTATTGGGATTCCATATTCAATTTCCTTTAAGAGGTATCACATGGATCATCATCGGTACCTTGGAGCTGATGGCGTCGATGTAGATATTCCTACTGATTTTGAGGGCTGGTTCTTCTGTACCGCTTTCAGAAAGTTTATATGGGTTATTCTTCAGCCTCTCTTTTATGCCTTTCGACCTCTGTTCATCAACCCCAAACCAATTACTTATCTGGAAGTTATCAATACCGTGGCACAGGtcacttttgacattttaatttattactttttggGAATTAAATCCTTAGTCTACATGTTGGCAGCATCTTTACTTGGCCTGGGTTTGCACCCaatttctggacattttatagcTGAGCATTACATGTTCTTAAAGGGTCATGAAACTTACTCATATTATGGGCCTCTGAATTTACTTACCTTCAATGTGGGTTATCATAATGAACATCATGATTTCCCCAACATTCCTGGAAAAAGTCTTCCACTG gtGAGGAAAATAGCAGCTGAATACTATGACAACCTCCCTCACTACAATTCCTGGATAAAAGTACTGTATGATTTTGTGATGGATGATACAATAAGTCCCTACTCAAGAATGAAGAGGCACCAAAAAGGAGAGATGGTGCTGGAGTAA
- the DEGS1 gene encoding sphingolipid delta(4)-desaturase DES1 isoform X2, giving the protein MKPDPNLIWIIIMMVLTQLAAFYIVKDLDWKWVIFGAYAFGSCINHSMTLAIHEIAHNAAFGNCKAMWNRWFGMFANLPIGIPYSISFKRYHMDHHRYLGADGVDVDIPTDFEGWFFCTAFRKFIWVILQPLFYAFRPLFINPKPITYLEVINTVAQVTFDILIYYFLGIKSLVYMLAASLLGLGLHPISGHFIAEHYMFLKGHETYSYYGPLNLLTFNVGYHNEHHDFPNIPGKSLPLVRKIAAEYYDNLPHYNSWIKVLYDFVMDDTISPYSRMKRHQKGEMVLE; this is encoded by the exons ATGAAACCTGATCCCAATTTGATATGGATTATAATTATGATGGTTCTCACCCAGTTGGCTGCATTTTACATAGTAAAAGACTTGGACTGGAAATGGGTCATATTTGGGGCCTATGCGTTTGGCAGTTGCATTAACCACTCAATGACTCTGGCTATTCATGAGATTGCCCACAATGCTGCCTTTGGCAACTGCAAAGCAATGTGGAATCGCTGGTTTGGAATGTTTGCTAATCTTCCTATTGGGATTCCATATTCAATTTCCTTTAAGAGGTATCACATGGATCATCATCGGTACCTTGGAGCTGATGGCGTCGATGTAGATATTCCTACTGATTTTGAGGGCTGGTTCTTCTGTACCGCTTTCAGAAAGTTTATATGGGTTATTCTTCAGCCTCTCTTTTATGCCTTTCGACCTCTGTTCATCAACCCCAAACCAATTACTTATCTGGAAGTTATCAATACCGTGGCACAGGtcacttttgacattttaatttattactttttggGAATTAAATCCTTAGTCTACATGTTGGCAGCATCTTTACTTGGCCTGGGTTTGCACCCaatttctggacattttatagcTGAGCATTACATGTTCTTAAAGGGTCATGAAACTTACTCATATTATGGGCCTCTGAATTTACTTACCTTCAATGTGGGTTATCATAATGAACATCATGATTTCCCCAACATTCCTGGAAAAAGTCTTCCACTG gtGAGGAAAATAGCAGCTGAATACTATGACAACCTCCCTCACTACAATTCCTGGATAAAAGTACTGTATGATTTTGTGATGGATGATACAATAAGTCCCTACTCAAGAATGAAGAGGCACCAAAAAGGAGAGATGGTGCTGGAGTAA